Proteins from a single region of Peromyscus eremicus chromosome 9, PerEre_H2_v1, whole genome shotgun sequence:
- the Znf219 gene encoding zinc finger protein 219 → MEGSRPRVLVGHLEPSPPAFDGELDLQHYSNGPGVSAGSPGMGAVGWTETRAGERRFPCPVCGKRFRFNSILALHLRAHPGAQAFQCPHCGHRAAQRALLRSHLRTHQPERPRSPAARLLLELEERALLREARLGRARSSGAMQATPAAEGLARPQVPSSSAFPCPFCKGKFRTSAERERHLHILHRPWKCSLCSFGSSQEEELLHHSLTAHGAPERPLAATSTPEPPPPPQPEPRSALEPETEPEPRPEPEREANPAPTPAPPEEPPAPPEFRCQVCGQSFTQSWFLKGHMRKHKASFDHACPVCGRCFKEPWFLKNHMKVHTSKLGPLRTPGPGSTPARAPQPPDLSLLAYEPLGPALLLAPAPTPAERREPPSLLGYLSVRAGEVRPNGEGADPGAGRNYGGFRPLPSALPNRARRHRTEEPEEEEEVAEAEEESWARGRSLGTLTSLHPHPGEGSGQSAPAVGAQARSTATQEENGLLVGGTRNEAGRGATGKDCPFCGKSFRSAHHLKVHLRVHTGERPYKCPHCDYAGTQSGSLKYHLQRHHREQRSSAGPGPPPEPPPPSPRGSASLQQQSGAKPTQASATWVEGTASTRPPSSTGPGSRRKPASPGRTLRNGRGGEAEPLDLSLRAGPGGEAGSGGALHRCLFCPFATGAPELMALHLQVHHSRRARGRRQPRADTSPPYVRAASGETPPSPPLEEEGSPGLSRSGEAGLGGQER, encoded by the exons ATGGAG GGCTCACGTCCCCGCGTCTTGGTCGGCCACCTAGAGCCTTCCCCACCAGCCTTCGACGGCGAGCTGGATCTGCAGCACTACTCCAACGGACCAGGTGTGAGCGCCGGGTCTCCTGGGATGGGAGCAGTGGGCTGGACTGAGACTCGTGCAGGCGAACGGCGCTTCCCCTGTCCTGTGTGCGGAAAGCGCTTCCGATTCAATTCCATCCTGGCTTTGCACCTGCGAGCCCACCCGGGTGCCCAAGCCTTCCAGTGTCCACATTGTGGCCACCGCGCAGCGCAGCGGGCTCTGCTGCGCTCACATCTCCGAACGCACCAGCCCGAGCGTCCACGAAGCCCTGCTGCACGGCTGTTGCTGGAGTTGGAGGAACGCGCCCTACTACGTGAAGCCCGACTGGGGAGAGCCAGAAGCTCAGGGGCCATGCAGGCTACCCCTGCCGCAGAGGGCCTGGCGCGCCCTCAGGTTCCTTCCTCGTCTGCCTTCCCTTGCCCTTTCTGCAAAGGCAAGTTTCGCACCTCGGCGGAGCGGGAACGCCACCTGCATATCCTGCACAGGCCCTGGAAGTGCAGCTTGTGCAGTTTTGGCTCCAGCCAGGAGGAGGAGTTGCTGCACCACAGTCTGACGGCCCACGGGGCTCCCGAGCGCCCCCTGGCGGCCACTTCTACGCCCGAACCCCCGCCTCCACCTCAGCCCGAACCCAGATCTGCCCTTGAGCCTGAGACTGAACCTGAACCTAGGCCAGAGCCTGAACGTGAGGCGAACCCGGCGCCGACTCCTGCACCTCCGGAGGAACCCCCTGCGCCACCTGAGTTCCGATGCCAGGTGTGCGGCCAGAGCTTTACGCAGTCCTGGTTTCTCAAGGGTCACATGCGCAAGCACAAGGCCTCCTTTGATCATGCGTGCCCCGTGTGTGGCCGCTGCTTCAAGGAGCCCTGGTTCCTTAAGAACCACATGAAGGTGCACACCAGCAAGCTGGGTCCTTTGCGTACCCCGGGGCCTGGCTCTACGCCTGCCAGGGCCCCACAGCCTCCTGACCTGAGCCTCCTGGCTTATGAGCCACTGGGCCCTGCGCTCCTCCTGGCGCCAGCACCCACCCCGGCTGAGCGCCGAGAGCCCCCGAGCCTCTTAGGCTACCTGAGTGTACGAGCTGGGGAGGTACGACCCAATGGTGAGGGTGCCGACCCTGGAGCTGGCCGAAACTATGGAGGATTCCGCCCGCTGCCTTCAGCTCTTCCCAATCGGGCTCGGCGACACCGCACAGAGGaaccagaggaggaagaagaagtggCGGAGGCGGAAGAGGAGAGCTGGGCCCGGGGCAGGTCGCTGGGCACTCTGACTTCCCTGCACCCCCACCCAGGTGAGGGGTCAGGACAGTCTGCACCTGCCGTGGGGGCCCAGGCAAGATCTACGGCCACCCAAG AAGAAAATGGGCTGCTGGTTGGAGGGACCCGAAACGAAGCGGGCCGTGGGGCCACTGGCAAGGATTGCCCCTTCTGTGGGAAATCTTTCCGCTCTGCGCATCACCTGAAAGTGCATCTCCGCGTGCACACAG GTGAGCGTCCCTACAAGTGTCCACACTGCGACTATGCAGGTACCCAGTCGGGCTCGCTCAAGTATCACCTTCAGCGTCACCACCGAGAGCAGAGAAGCAGTGCAGGTCCTGGGCCTCCTCCAGAACCCCCGCCCCCTTCCCCGCGGGGCTCAGCCTCACTGCAGCAGCAGTCGGGAGCCAAGCCAACTCAGGCCTCTGCCACCTGGGTGGAGGGCACCGCAAGTACCCGGCCTCCGAGCAGCACCGGACCAGGGTCCCGTAGGAAGCCTGCCAGCCCTGGGAGGACCCTGCGCAACGGGAGAGGTGGTGAGGCTGAACCCCTGGACCTGTCCCTACGGGCAGGCCCGGGAGGTGAGGCCGGGTCAGGGGGTGCCCTTCACCGCTGCCTCTTCTGCCCCTTTGCCACTGGAGCCCCTGAGCTCATGGCCTTGCATCTGCAAGTACATCACAGCCGTAGGGCTCGGGGCCGCCGGCAGCCCCGAGCTGACACGTCTCCGCCCTATGTCCGAGCAGCGTCGGGAGAGACGCCTCCCAGCCCTCCCCTAGAAGAGGAGGGCAGTCCTGGGCTGTCTAGATCTGGAGAGGCAGGTCTTGGGGGGCAAGAACGGTAG
- the Arhgef40 gene encoding LOW QUALITY PROTEIN: rho guanine nucleotide exchange factor 40 (The sequence of the model RefSeq protein was modified relative to this genomic sequence to represent the inferred CDS: inserted 5 bases in 5 codons; deleted 2 bases in 2 codons; substituted 1 base at 1 genomic stop codon), with translation MVSPASHPRVPSAFAQPAPGPQPRASCARLALLFGAPETLHPPIPPSFLLSAGPLPAQSPPGDCLPVGVTFPEPKPEFWDKVPPRLNAAAGRELDGILCMRQRLREQPLREPEPVEDCVQSTLAALYPPFEATAPTLLGQVFQVVERTYQEDALRYTLDFLVPAKHLLAKVQQEACAQYSGFLFFHEGWPLCLHEQVVVQLAALPWQLLRPGDFYLQVVPSAAQAPRLALKCLAPGGGRVQELPVPNEACAYLFTPEWLQGINKDRPTGRLSTCLLSAPSGIQRLPWAELICPRFVHKEGLMVGHQPSTLPPELPSGPPRLPSSPLPEEVLGTRSPGDGHNAPAEGPEGEYVELLEVTLPHMRGSPTDAEASGLSRTRTVPTRKSTGGKGRHRRHRAWMHQKGLGSRDQDGARPPGEGSSTGVSSDSPPGAEADPDTAVLEASEPPAEAXGEAAESCLLPGEPXGGVGQGVEGPPGTPRRAGKGNRRKKRAAGRGAVKGESTPLSPKDKEETRQQEVLVSLPCSPSEQEPAECSLVKEKEDSSGKPAPESKEELKPADGKEPAPPEDCGPPEEGIREREQEVLVPVCVTGSTGPGCFPSEPPTQPLETVPDVKGDSIPEETPPVSILDDPPVAWDLMASGFFVLTGGVDQTGRALLTITPPPPCLLEEPSPSQETLNTALRYLHSLLRXADLQLLGLTVLLDLRKAPPLPPALIPALSQLQDSGNPPLVQRLVIVTHEDPPAELCGLQGAELLSEKDLKRAARPEELQSDLGGHRDLSPDLWXEIHQEVAKLCSLCRGVLTSVRQAIEELEGAEEPKEEEAVGMPEPLQKVLADPRLTALQRTGGAILMRLRSTHSSKYERRVGPGPAVLYQEVDEAIHQLVRLSNLRVQQQEKHXRLRQLQQVLQWLSGPGEEQLASFATPGNSLSVLQETELRFRAFSTEVQVRTERRWDREVMAPREPLTTAYVFWGWHVSSPFFSASNLSGFCXAHEWVDEGSARLAGAGPGREAVLAALALRRAPEPSAGTFQEMRALALDLGSPAVLREWGRCRARCQELERRIQQQLGEEASPRGPRRRRADSASSTGPQHGAHSPSPSLSSLLLPSSPGPRAAPSHCSLTPCGEDYEEEGLELAPEADGRPPRAVLIRGLEVTSTEVVDRTCSPREHVLLGRAGGPDGPWGLGTPRMERKRSISAQQRLVSELIACEQEYIATLNEPVPPPGPELTPELRCTWAAALSARERLRSFHGTHFLQELQGCITHPLRIGACFLRHGDQFNLYAQFVKHRHKLESGLAAVTPSGQGSTDSSPCLPRALQRPLEQLARYGQLLEELLREAGPELSSERQALRAAVQLLQEQEARGRDLLAVEAVRGCEIDLKEQGQLLHRDPFTVICGRKKCLRHVFLFEDLLLFSKFKGSEGGSETFVYKQAFKTADMGLTENIGDSGLCFELWFRRRRAREAYTLQATSPETKLKWTSSIAQLLWRQAAHNKELRVQQMVSMGIGNKPFLDIKALGERTLSALLTGRAARTRASVAVSSFEHAGPSLPGLSPGACSLPARVEEEAWDLDVKQISLASETLDSSGDVSPGPRNSPSLHPPHRGSSTPTLASGGILGLSRQSHSRALSDPTTPL, from the exons ATGGTGAGTCCCGCGTCGCACCCCCGTGTCCCCTCGGCCTTCGCGCAGCCCGCTCCGGGCCCCCAGCCCCGTGCCTCCTGTGCCCGCCTAGCGCTGCTGTTCGGCGCCCCGGAGACTCtccaccctcccatccccccttcttttcttctgtctgccGGCCCGCTGCCTGCCCAGTCCCCACCGGGCGATTGCC TACCAGTGGGCGTGACGTTTCCAGAGCCAAAACCAGAGTTTTGGGACAAAGTTCCCCCAAGGCTTAACGCCGCTGCAGGGAGGGAACTGGATGGAATCCTGTGCATGAGGCAGAGGCTCCGGGAGCAGCCGCTCAGG GAGCCTGAGCCGGTGGAGGACTGTGTACAGAGCACACTCGCTGCCTTGTATCCACCCTTTGAAGCCACAGCCCCAACCCTACTGGGCCAAGTGTTCCAGGTGGTGGAGAGGACTTACCAGGAGGATGCGCTGAGGTACACGCTGGACTTCCTGGTACCTGCTAAACACCTGCTTGCCAAGGTCCAGCAGGAAGCCTGT GCCCAGTACAGTGGATTTCTCTTCTTCCACGAGGGCTGGCCGCTCTGCTTGCATGAACAGGTCGTAGTGCAGCTAGCAGCCCTCCCCTGGCAGCTGCTGCGCCCTGGCGACTTCTACCTGCAGGTCGTACCCTCGGCAGCCCAAGCTCCCCGCCTGGCACTGAAATGTCTGGCCCCAGGAGGTGGACGGGTACAGGAGCTGCCAGTGCCCAATGAAGCCTGTGCCTACCTATTCACACCTGAGTGGCTGCAAGGCATTAACAAGGACCGGCCAACGGGGCGCCTCAGCACCTGTCTTCTGTCGGCACCCTCTGGGATTCAGCGCCTGCCCTGGGCTGAGCTCATCTGCCCACGATTTGTGCACAAAGAGGGTCTCATGGTTGGACATCAGCCAAGCACACTGCCTCCAGAACTGCCCTCTGGACCTCCAAGGCTTCCTAGCTCTCCACTCCCTGAGGAGGTGCTGGGGACCCGGAGTCCTGGGGATGGACACAACGCTCCTGCAGAAGGTCCAGAGGGTGAATATGTAGAACTGTTGGAGGTGACGCTGCCTCATATGAGGGGAAGCCCCACAGACGCTGAGGCCTCAGGCCTCTCCAGGACCCGCACAGTACCCACCCGGAAGAGTACCGGAGGGAAGGGCCGGCACCGGAGACACCGGGCATGGATGCACCAGAAAGGCCTGGGGTCACGGGACCAGGATGGGGCACGCCCACCTGGTGAAGGGAGTAGTACTGGGGTCTCTTCTGACTCACCCCCGGGAGCTGAGGCCGACCCAGATACAGCGGTCCTGGAGGCATCTGAGCCCCCAGCAGAGG CTGGGGAGGCCGCTGAATCCTGCCTCCTCCCGGGGGAAC GGGGAGGAGTGGGCCAGGGGGTTGAAGGACCACCTGGTACCCCGCGAAGAGCAGgcaaaggaaacagaaggaagaagcgAGCTGCTGGCAGAGGTGCTGTAAAAGGGGAGAGTACCCCACTCAGCCCCAAGGACAAGGAAGAGACTAGACAGCAGGAAGTCCTTGTCAGTCTGCCCTGCTCACCCAGTGAACAGGAACCTGCAGAATGCAGCCTGGTTAAGGAGAAAGAGGATTCTTCTGGGAAGCCAGCGCCTGAATCAAAAGAGGAACTCAAGCCCGCAGATGGAAAAGAGCCTGCACCCCCAGAAGACTGTGGGCCcccagaagaggggatcagagAGCGTGAACAAGAGGTGCTGGTACCGGTGTGTGTGACAG GATCCACAGGTCCGGGGTGCTTCCCATCCGAGCCCCCAACACAGCCCCTGGAGACTGTGCCGGATGTAAAAGGAGACAGCATCCCAGAAGAGACTCCTCCAGTTTCCATCTTGGATGACCCACCTGTAGCTTGGGACTTGATGGCATCTGGATTCTTCGTTCTGACTG GAGGGGTCGACCAGACTGGGAGAGCTTTGCTGACTATTACGCCACCGCCCCCGTGCCTTCTTGAGGAGCCCTCACCCTCCCAGGAGACATTGAACACTGCCCTTCGTTACCTCCACTCACTGCTTAGGTAA GCTGACCTGCAGTTACTGGGGCTAACCGTCCTGCTTGACCTTCGCAAGGCACCCCCGCTGCCTCCAGCACTTATTCCAGCCTTAAGTCAGCTTCAG GACTCAGGCAACCCTCCGCTCGTTCAGCGGCTGGTGATTGTCACTCATGAAGACCCTCCAGCTGAACTCTGTGGACTTCAG GGAGCCGAGTTGCTGTCAGAGAAGGACCTGAAAAGAGCGGCCAGGCCAGAGGAGCTACAGTCGGACTTAGGAGGTCACAGGGACCTCTCCCCCGACCTCT TAGAGATACACCAG GAAGTGGCAAAGCTGTGCAGCTTGTGCCGAGGTGTGCTGACCTCTGTACGGCAGGCTATTGAGGAGCTCGAGGGAGCAGAAGAACCAAAGGAAGAG GAGGCAGTGGGAATGCCTGAGCCCTTGCAAAAGGTGCTGGCAGATCCTCGGCTGACGGCGCTGCAGAGGACCGGAGGAGCCATCCTG ATGCGGCTGCGCTCCACCCATAGCAGCAAGTACGAGAGGCGGGTGG GTCCAGGCCCAGCTGTGCTCTACCAGGAGGTAGACGAGGCCATTCACCAACTTGTGCGTCTCTCCAACTTACGAGTGCAGCAGCAGGAAAAAC CACGTCTGCGCCAGCTCCAGCAG GTGTTGCAGTGGCTCTCTGGCCCAGGGGAAGAGCAGCTGGCCAGCTTCGCCACGCCTGGGAACTCACTCTCAGTCTTGCAAGAGACAGAACTGCGGTTCCGGGCTTTCAGCACCGAGGTGCAGGTGAGGACAGAGAGGAGATGG gacagggaggtGATGGCCCCCAGGGAGCCACTGACAACGGCGTATGTGTTTTGGGGGTGGCACGTGTCCTCACCTTTTTTCTCTGCCTCCAACCTGTCTGGCTTTT AGGCACACGAATGGGTAGATGAGGGCTCTGCTCGGCTGGCAGGAGCCGGGCCGGGGCGTGAAGCTGTGCTGGCAGCGCTAGCCCTGCGGCGGGCCCCGGAGCCCAGTGCGGGCACCTTCCAGGAGATGCGAGCCCTGGCCCTGGACCTGGGCAGCCCAGCAGTCCTTCGAGAATGGGGCCGATGCCGGGCACGCTGCCAAGAGCTGGAAAGGAGGATTCAGCAGCAGCTGGGAGAGGAGGCCAGTCCTCGAGGCCCCAGACGACGACGGGCGGACAGTGCCAGCAGCACGGGGCCCCAGCACGGCGCCCATAGCCCTTCACCCAGCCTCAGCTCCCTGCTTCTTCCCAGCAGCCCTGGGCCCCGGGCAGCCCCATCACATTGCTCTCTGACCCCGTGTGGGGAGGACTATGAGGAGGAAGGCCTTGAGCTAGCTCCAGAAGCAGATGGAAGACCCCCAAGGGCTGTGTTGATCCGAGGCCTGGAGGTCACCAGTACTGAAGTGGTAGACAGGACGTGTTCGCCCCGAGAACATGTGTTGTTGGGTCGG GCTGGAGGGCCGGACGGGCCCTGGGGACTGGGTACCCCGCGAATGGAGCGCAAACGGAGCATCAG TGCCCAGCAGCGTCTAGTGTCTGAACTGATTGCCTGTGAGCAAGAATACATAGCCACTCTGAATGAGCCAGTGCCGCCCCCCGGGCCAGAGCTGACGCCTGAGCTCCGTTGCACCTGGGCCGCAGCCCTGAGTGCCCGCGAGAGACTCCGCAGCTTCCACGGGACGCACTTCCTACAAGAGCTGCAGGGCTGCATCACCCATCCTCTGCGCATTGGGGCCTGCTTCCTTCGCCAT GGGGACCAGTTCAACCTCTACGCACAGTTCGTGAAGCACAGACACAAACTGGAGAGTGGTCTGGCTGCAGTCACCCCCTCAGGCC AGGGTTCCACGGACAGCAGCCCCTGCTTACCCCGGGCCCTGCAGCGGCCCCTGGAGCAGCTGGCTCGGTATGGACAGCTCCTGGAGGAGCTCCTGAGGGAAGCTGGGCCTGAGCTGAGCTCCGAGCGCCAGGCCCTCCGGGCTGCTGTACAACTGCTCCAGGAACAAGAGGCCCGGGGCAGAGACCTGCTGGCGGTGGAGGCTGTGCGAGGCTGCGAG aTAGATCTGAAGGAACAGGGACAGCTCTTGCATCGGGACCCATTCACTGTCATCTGTGGCCGGAAAAAGTGCCTCCGCCATGTCTTTCTCTTTGAGGACCTGCTCTTGTTCAGCAAGTTCAAGGGCTCCGAGGGAGGATCTGAGACCTTCGTTTACAAGCAGGCTTTCAAG ACTGCTGACATGGGGCTGACCGAAAACATCGGGGACAGTGGACTCTGTTTTGAACTGTGGTTTCGGCGGCGGCGGGCACGAGAAGCATACACTTTGCAGGCTACCTCACCAGAGACCAAACTCAAGTGGACAAGCTCTATCGCCCAGCTGCTGTGGAGACAGGCGGCCCACAACAAGG AGCTCCGCGTGCAGCAGATGGTCTCCATGGGCATTGGGAACAAACCTTTCCTGGACATCAAAGCCCTCGGGGAACGGACACTGAGTGCCCTGCTCACTGGAAGAG CCGCCCGCACCCGGGCCTCCGTAGCGGTGTCTTCCTTTGAGCATGCTGGCCCGTCCCTTCCCGGCCTCTCACCGGGAGCCTGCTCCCTGCCTGCCCGCGTCGAGGAGGAGGCCTGGGATCTGGACGTCAAGCAGATTTCCCTGG CCTCAGAAACACTTGACTCTTCTGGAGATGTGTCCCCAGGACCAAGAAACAGCCCCAGCCTGCATCCCCCGCATCGTGGGAGCAGCACTCCCACCCTGGCCAGTGGAGGGATCTTAGGGCTGTCCCGGCAG AGTCATTCCCGAGCCCTGAGTGACCCCACCACACCCCTGTGA